The Candidatus Rokuibacteriota bacterium genome includes a region encoding these proteins:
- a CDS encoding isocitrate lyase/PEP mutase family protein, producing MSAHDKNARLDRLLAGEGPVVAPGVADALGARLVEVSGFDAVYMSGFAVAGSLAKPDVGVLSMKEVLDRAAQIADSVAIPLLVDVDDGYGNAVNVVRTVREFERAGVSGLQLEDQRTPKRCGVLAGKTLITRREMVGKIKACTDTRRDHNLKVIARTDAIGLEGLDRAIERSIAYRDAGADLLMFSGPNGEEDVSKILEAVRHPLAYINADPAPNRPAIAVPRLGLLGVKLVVFPLTILFSAARAALNVLAEIKKVGSTDHLPGAFVSWEQYHDIVGLPEVRRIEATYGG from the coding sequence ATGTCGGCGCACGACAAGAACGCCCGGCTCGACCGTCTCCTGGCCGGCGAGGGACCCGTGGTGGCTCCCGGGGTTGCCGATGCGCTCGGTGCCCGCCTCGTCGAGGTCAGTGGCTTCGACGCGGTCTATATGTCGGGCTTCGCCGTCGCCGGCAGCCTGGCCAAGCCCGATGTCGGCGTGCTGAGCATGAAAGAGGTGCTCGATCGCGCCGCGCAGATCGCCGACAGCGTCGCGATCCCCCTCCTCGTCGACGTCGACGACGGGTACGGGAACGCCGTGAACGTCGTCCGTACCGTGCGCGAATTCGAGCGAGCCGGCGTCTCGGGCCTCCAGCTGGAGGACCAGCGGACGCCGAAGCGGTGCGGCGTGCTGGCCGGCAAGACACTGATCACGCGTCGGGAGATGGTCGGCAAGATCAAGGCCTGCACCGACACGCGCAGGGATCACAACCTCAAGGTCATTGCCAGGACGGATGCGATCGGGCTCGAGGGCCTCGACCGCGCGATCGAGCGCAGCATCGCCTATCGTGACGCGGGAGCCGACCTGCTGATGTTCTCAGGTCCGAACGGGGAAGAGGACGTCTCGAAGATCCTGGAAGCGGTCCGGCACCCCCTCGCGTACATCAACGCCGACCCGGCCCCGAACCGGCCGGCGATCGCGGTGCCACGCCTCGGACTGCTCGGCGTGAAGCTCGTGGTGTTTCCCCTGACGATCCTCTTCAGCGCCGCGAGAGCCGCGCTGAACGTCCTGGCCGAGATCAAGAAGGTCGGTTCCACGGATCACCTGCCGGGCGCCTTCGTGTCGTGGGAGCAGTACCACGACATCGTCGGGCTCCCGGAGGTGCGACGGATCGAGGCGACCTACGGAGGGTAG
- a CDS encoding MmgE/PrpD family protein has protein sequence MEAIAHLRAAHGVSAADVARVRVRTFAEVAGAFNLPAPQTIIDAQFALPYVIALELHDRSPAAGMDEKDIRDPRILATARQVELVEDPAMTAAFEDTGEMPAEVEVQTVDGRAYRRRVGVPKGDPARPLGTDEIERKARLLIEPVAGGAKAHAFIQRIRDLERHGAADLLPPLFDGDGAAPPVARGWRLGEPTPMGS, from the coding sequence GTGGAAGCGATCGCGCACCTCCGCGCCGCCCACGGCGTGTCCGCCGCCGACGTCGCGCGCGTGCGCGTGCGGACGTTCGCGGAGGTCGCGGGCGCCTTCAACCTCCCGGCGCCCCAGACGATCATCGACGCGCAGTTCGCGTTGCCGTACGTGATCGCGCTCGAGCTGCACGACCGGTCGCCGGCCGCGGGCATGGACGAGAAGGACATCCGCGACCCGCGCATCCTGGCGACTGCGCGGCAGGTCGAGCTCGTCGAGGACCCCGCGATGACGGCGGCCTTCGAGGACACCGGCGAGATGCCGGCCGAGGTCGAGGTGCAGACGGTGGACGGTCGCGCGTATCGCCGGCGTGTCGGGGTCCCGAAGGGTGATCCGGCCCGGCCGCTCGGGACGGACGAGATCGAACGGAAAGCGCGGCTCCTGATCGAGCCGGTGGCCGGCGGCGCGAAGGCGCATGCGTTCATCCAGCGGATCAGGGACCTCGAGCGCCACGGCGCGGCGGACCTCCTGCCGCCCCTGTTCGACGGGGACGGAGCCGCGCCGCCTGTGGCACGCGGGTGGCGCCTCGGCGAGCCGACACCGATGGGATCATGA
- a CDS encoding LLM class flavin-dependent oxidoreductase: MRFGLFVSPQHFAVDSPVAKVAEHVEQVRLAHALGFDSVFLGQHFLAEPYSYLQPLPMLARLAAEGPGMVFGTAVLLLPLYHPVGLAEYIATLDAICDGKFILGVGLGYRDEEFRAFGVDRRTRASRLEEALVLLKKLWTEDTVSFHGRHFHIDNVSTKTRPVQKPGPPIWLGAHTDAAVKRAARVGDAWLLTPTDELALMERQLTLYRETRLEAGKDADSGIPMMVETYVAPDAASARSDVEPYLRNKYGAYARWKSTGTRGDESTGMERLFTERFIIGDPERCVVMLKSLHTRLGVDHVLFRVEWPGMERDKVLRTIHLIGREVMPALRAASPDQGRTMPS; this comes from the coding sequence ATGAGATTCGGCCTGTTCGTGTCGCCGCAGCATTTCGCGGTGGACTCTCCCGTCGCCAAGGTCGCCGAGCATGTGGAGCAGGTCCGGCTGGCGCACGCGCTCGGCTTCGACTCCGTCTTCCTCGGCCAGCACTTCCTGGCCGAACCGTACAGCTACCTGCAGCCCTTGCCGATGCTCGCCCGGCTGGCTGCTGAGGGGCCGGGAATGGTGTTCGGCACCGCCGTGCTGTTGCTGCCGCTCTACCATCCGGTCGGGCTCGCGGAGTACATCGCGACGCTCGACGCGATCTGCGATGGCAAGTTCATCCTCGGGGTCGGCTTGGGCTATCGCGACGAGGAGTTCAGGGCGTTTGGAGTCGACAGGCGCACGCGGGCGTCGCGGCTCGAAGAGGCGCTCGTGCTGCTGAAGAAGCTCTGGACCGAAGACACGGTGAGCTTCCACGGGCGGCACTTCCACATCGACAACGTCAGCACGAAGACGAGGCCGGTCCAGAAGCCAGGTCCGCCGATCTGGCTCGGCGCTCATACCGACGCGGCCGTGAAACGCGCGGCCCGAGTGGGCGACGCCTGGCTGCTGACGCCGACCGACGAGCTCGCGCTCATGGAGCGACAGCTGACGCTCTACCGCGAGACCCGTCTGGAGGCCGGAAAGGACGCGGACTCGGGAATCCCGATGATGGTCGAGACGTACGTGGCTCCTGACGCGGCGAGCGCGCGGAGCGACGTCGAGCCGTACCTGCGCAACAAGTACGGCGCTTACGCCCGGTGGAAGAGCACGGGGACGCGGGGCGACGAATCGACCGGCATGGAGCGGCTCTTCACCGAACGCTTCATCATCGGGGACCCGGAGCGCTGTGTCGTGATGCTGAAGTCACTGCACACGCGGCTGGGCGTCGATCATGTCCTGTTCCGGGTCGAGTGGCCCGGGATGGAGCGAGACAAGGTCCTCAGGACGATCCATCTGATCGGCCGCGAGGTCATGCCGGCCCTGAGGGCCGCATCCCCGGATCAAGGAAGGACGATGCCGTCGTGA
- a CDS encoding lactate utilization protein: MEAGTAKNVETLIETLKGNRFSPVEFVGDRGAAADLVLGMIPLEATVGAPGSTTVRQLGIVARLRERGTAVVDPLVPSDLPVEEVHRQSLRADVLLASSNALTLDGKLVNIDGVGNRVGGMIFGPRKVILVIGTNKIVRDVNEALDRIKNVIAPYHARTKGRRTPCATKGYCTDCRSPERMCNVTTIIEKKPRLTDVAIVLVGEDLGLAWQPDWPEARRERIAAAYRETRIGYRSGL; this comes from the coding sequence ATGGAGGCTGGAACTGCGAAGAATGTCGAGACACTCATCGAGACGTTGAAGGGAAACCGCTTCAGCCCGGTGGAGTTCGTGGGAGATCGTGGCGCGGCGGCCGACCTGGTGCTCGGCATGATCCCCCTGGAGGCGACCGTCGGAGCTCCCGGCTCCACCACCGTCAGGCAGCTCGGCATCGTGGCGCGCCTCAGAGAGCGGGGGACGGCGGTCGTCGACCCTCTCGTGCCGAGCGACCTGCCGGTGGAGGAGGTCCACCGGCAGAGCCTGCGCGCCGATGTCTTGCTGGCCAGCAGCAACGCCCTGACCCTGGACGGCAAGCTGGTAAACATCGATGGCGTGGGGAACCGGGTGGGGGGCATGATCTTCGGGCCGAGGAAGGTCATCCTGGTCATCGGGACGAACAAGATCGTCCGGGATGTGAACGAGGCGCTTGACCGGATCAAGAACGTCATCGCCCCCTATCACGCCAGGACGAAGGGCAGGAGGACGCCGTGCGCGACGAAGGGGTACTGTACTGACTGCAGGTCACCAGAGCGGATGTGCAATGTCACCACCATTATCGAGAAGAAACCCAGGCTCACCGATGTCGCCATCGTCCTCGTGGGCGAGGACCTGGGCCTGGCATGGCAACCGGACTGGCCCGAGGCACGCCGGGAGAGAATCGCCGCGGCCTATCGCGAGACCAGGATCGGGTATAGAAGCGGCCTCTAG
- a CDS encoding LLM class flavin-dependent oxidoreductase, whose translation MKYGLLISAQHSPTEDFAEKVRQHAEQVATAYAYGLDSVFFAHHALANPYAYFHPLALLARLAAEGPRMIFGTGVLILPLYHPVDMAEHVATLDAICGGRLVLGVGLGYRDNEFAAFGLKRSARVQRFEESLALMKKLWTEDSVTFQGEHFQVENVTTKTRPVQKPHPPIWIGAKKDVAVERAARLGDAWIITPTDELQQVQRQVKLYRDARVAAGKSGDPEIAMIAETYVAPDRTAARGEAEPYLRNKYSAYAQWKRRSGEQVDDYYNMEQLLTDRFIIGNPADCIRAITSLHAALGVNHFLFRVQWPGIEPAKVLRTIRLIGEAVIPALKSEISR comes from the coding sequence GTGAAATACGGCCTCCTCATCTCTGCGCAGCATTCCCCCACCGAGGATTTCGCCGAGAAGGTGCGCCAGCACGCCGAGCAGGTGGCGACGGCGTACGCCTATGGGCTCGACTCCGTGTTCTTCGCGCACCACGCGCTCGCCAACCCGTACGCGTACTTCCACCCGCTGGCCCTGCTCGCCCGGCTGGCGGCGGAGGGGCCCCGGATGATCTTCGGTACGGGGGTGCTGATTCTCCCGCTCTACCATCCGGTCGACATGGCGGAGCACGTCGCGACCCTCGACGCGATCTGTGGCGGCCGGCTCGTGCTCGGCGTGGGCCTCGGGTACCGCGACAACGAATTCGCGGCGTTCGGACTCAAGCGGAGCGCGCGCGTCCAGCGGTTCGAGGAGTCGCTCGCGCTGATGAAGAAGCTCTGGACCGAGGACTCGGTGACGTTCCAGGGAGAGCACTTCCAGGTCGAGAACGTGACGACGAAGACGCGCCCCGTGCAGAAGCCTCACCCGCCGATCTGGATCGGCGCGAAGAAGGACGTGGCGGTGGAGCGCGCGGCGCGGCTCGGAGACGCGTGGATCATCACGCCGACCGACGAGCTCCAGCAGGTCCAGCGGCAGGTGAAGCTCTACCGGGACGCGCGCGTCGCCGCGGGGAAGTCGGGCGACCCCGAGATCGCGATGATCGCCGAGACGTACGTGGCGCCCGACCGGACGGCGGCGCGCGGCGAGGCCGAGCCGTACCTCCGCAATAAGTACTCCGCGTATGCGCAGTGGAAGCGCCGGAGCGGCGAGCAGGTCGACGACTACTACAACATGGAGCAATTGCTCACCGACCGGTTCATCATCGGCAATCCGGCGGACTGCATCCGGGCGATCACATCGCTCCACGCGGCCCTCGGCGTCAATCACTTCCTCTTCCGGGTGCAGTGGCCGGGAATCGAACCCGCGAAGGTGCTGCGGACGATCCGCCTCATCGGAGAGGCCGTCATTCCCGCGCTCAAGTCGGAGATCAGCCGCTAG
- a CDS encoding acyl-CoA dehydrogenase family protein: protein MNFDLTPEQQLIQRTARELAEREFRTDALDWTRRDAFPWDRARTLARAGLLGLTIPEADGGQGGKLLDAVLALEQVAQVCPRSGDVVHAGNFGAIRILAGWGTAAQKATFLPALLAGEALMAVGLTEPEAGSAATDLRTSARIEGDRVVINGQKVFTTNGPHATLFLVYVRFGPGVRGIGAVLVPRDTPGFRRGEPAHFMSGERWTPLYFEECAVPVELIVVPAGGFGRLIMTFNIERLGNATRSLALGQAAFDYAVGYAAERRQFGRPLAEFQGIQWKFAEMKMKLEAARLLLYRAATHADRGAPSALDTALAKAYANTAGFEVANECLQVLGGYGYSAEYPLEYLMRRTRGWMIAGGTVEILKNRIAEEIFHQRFPQRPSD from the coding sequence GTGAATTTCGATCTCACGCCCGAGCAGCAGCTGATCCAGCGGACGGCGCGTGAGCTGGCGGAGCGTGAATTCCGCACCGACGCGCTGGACTGGACCCGGCGCGACGCTTTCCCGTGGGATCGTGCACGGACGCTCGCCAGGGCCGGACTCCTCGGCCTGACGATCCCCGAGGCGGATGGCGGCCAGGGCGGCAAGCTCCTCGACGCCGTGCTCGCGCTCGAGCAGGTGGCGCAGGTCTGTCCGCGAAGCGGCGACGTCGTCCACGCGGGCAACTTCGGCGCGATCCGCATCCTCGCGGGATGGGGGACGGCGGCGCAGAAGGCGACCTTCCTGCCCGCGTTGCTGGCGGGGGAGGCGCTGATGGCCGTCGGGCTCACGGAGCCGGAGGCGGGCTCGGCGGCGACCGATCTCCGCACGAGCGCCCGAATCGAGGGTGATCGGGTCGTCATCAACGGGCAGAAGGTCTTCACGACCAACGGTCCTCACGCGACCCTGTTCCTCGTCTACGTGCGCTTCGGCCCCGGCGTCCGCGGCATCGGCGCCGTGCTCGTGCCGCGCGACACGCCGGGCTTCCGCAGGGGCGAGCCCGCGCACTTCATGTCGGGGGAGCGGTGGACGCCGCTCTACTTCGAGGAGTGCGCGGTGCCCGTCGAGCTGATCGTCGTGCCCGCGGGCGGCTTCGGCCGGCTGATCATGACGTTCAACATTGAACGGCTTGGCAACGCGACCCGCTCGCTCGCGCTCGGCCAGGCGGCGTTCGACTACGCCGTCGGCTACGCGGCGGAGCGCCGGCAGTTTGGCCGGCCGCTCGCCGAGTTCCAGGGGATCCAGTGGAAGTTCGCCGAGATGAAGATGAAGCTCGAGGCGGCGCGGCTCCTGCTCTACCGGGCCGCCACCCACGCCGACCGCGGCGCGCCGAGCGCGCTCGACACGGCACTCGCCAAGGCCTACGCGAACACCGCGGGGTTCGAGGTCGCCAACGAGTGCCTGCAGGTCCTCGGCGGCTACGGCTACTCGGCGGAGTATCCGCTCGAGTACCTGATGCGCCGGACCCGCGGCTGGATGATCGCGGGCGGCACGGTCGAGATCCTGAAGAACCGGATCGCGGAGGAGATCTTCCACCAGCGCTTTCCGCAGCGACCGAGTGATTGA